Sequence from the Pirellulales bacterium genome:
CCGTTTGCCGAGCGCCGCGCCTCGCAAGTCTGGGGCGCGATTCACGGTGTGTTCATTCTGCTCGGCACCGTGGCCGTGATGGTCGGCTTTGTCGCAGGTGTAATGTACCTCTTGCAGGCCTACCGGCTGAAACACAAGAAGCTGCCGCCACAAGGTTTCCGCCTGCCGAATCTGGAATGGCTTGAACATCTCAACACCCGGGCGATCGTGGTTTCGGCCCTGATGTTGGCCGCCGGTTTTCTGTCAGGCACGGTGCTGAACCTGGTCAACCACCGGTTGCAAATCGACGAATTGCCCTGGACCGATCCGGTGATTTGGACCTCCAGCCTGTTGTTGGTTTGGGTCGCCACGGCCGCCACGTTCAGCGTCGCGTATCGCCCGGCGCGGCAGGGTCGCAAGGTGGCTTACCTGACGGTGGCCAGTTTCCTGTTTCTGGTGTTGGCCGTCAGCCTGCGGTTGTTTCTGCCGAGCGGCCATTCGGCGGCGCGCGACAACCAACTGGGCCGAGAATCAACGCTGAGCACGAGCACGCACGTCCGTACGCCCGGCGGCCGAGGTGCCGCATGAAGTATCAGATGTGCGGTCTCAGCCATCATACGGCGAGTGTCGAAGTGCGGGGCCGCGTGGCCTTTAGCGCCGAGCAGG
This genomic interval carries:
- the ccsA gene encoding cytochrome c biogenesis protein CcsA: MLAGISTLCFGASYAVALSLEVSRLWFRSGLRGALLVLFASAGLLAHTLFLVYRATTATSTPLSSQFDWFLVAAWVLAATYLYLNFYHPRTAVGLFILPLVLVLVGVAQFFASHEPFAERRASQVWGAIHGVFILLGTVAVMVGFVAGVMYLLQAYRLKHKKLPPQGFRLPNLEWLEHLNTRAIVVSALMLAAGFLSGTVLNLVNHRLQIDELPWTDPVIWTSSLLLVWVATAATFSVAYRPARQGRKVAYLTVASFLFLVLAVSLRLFLPSGHSAARDNQLGRESTLSTSTHVRTPGGRGAA